A window of the Harmonia axyridis chromosome 5, icHarAxyr1.1, whole genome shotgun sequence genome harbors these coding sequences:
- the LOC123680602 gene encoding uncharacterized protein DDB_G0283697-like has protein sequence MVRFGGKIKSSSGRKGTLHSQVKGRRNVKKKPLLPKKGLNQTSYETGFFDFFKVFWKNNARMELLQLTKQVANAWEALLPKPKLSKKRVLKDYSKELKALQDEAQRQQMERENLERMKKEKSNKKKTEETSDEDAASRTDASSRSNFDDSEASVRSTQNEDQEDDDNESRSNEEADDNESQSENDDTKSYTGEESMSEANTLSRDYSASDVDDNRRNGNEGNNRKRKAKERKYKSYEAYLKAKKCKVETNDEDSYNDERNNDNKHSTPNPNQQDNNSNKKPEDGIFFPMREETSFERIVKNDYNDQNEMMRKLKLFGSTNDIDGPDNDDIKRPDSIDSLASVEMPKLPSQGRDVNSISRTTDTLHVKNLVVGIRQPELQEIFRVFLNEIILIRVLDNKFNGEAIVEFKTVEAAERAWRQMNGVEYKRLPLVLEFADKEDFLL, from the exons ATGGTGAGATTCGGAGGCAAAATAAAATCTTCAAGTGGAAGGAAGGGAACACTTCATAGTCAAGTGAAGGGCAGGCGAAACGTAAAAAAGAAACCTCTACTCCCTAAAAAGGGTTTGAACCAAACTTCATACGAGActggatttttcgatttttttaaagTATTCTGGAAGAACAATGCTCGCATGGAATTGCTTCAATTAACAAAACAAGTTGCTAACGCGTGGGAAGCTTTACTACCAAAACCAAAACTGAGTAAGAAAAGAGTACTTAAGGACTATTCCAAAGAACTCAAAGCTCTTCAAGACGAAGCACAAAGACAGCAAATGGAAAGAGAAAACcttgaaagaatgaaaaaagaaaaatccaaTAAGAAAAAAACAGAGGAGACATCTGACGAAGATGCTGCAAGCAGAACAGATGCAAGTAGCAGAAGCAATTTTGATGATAGCGAGGCCAGTGTTCGTAGTACTCAAAATGAGGATCAAGAAGATGATGATAATGAAAGTCGAAGTAATGAAGAGGCGGATGATAATGAAAGTCAAAGCGAAAATGATGATACAAAAAGTTACACTGGCGAAGAAAGTATGAGTGAAGCAAACACCTTATCTCGTGATTACTCTGCATCTGACGTCGATGACAATAGAAGAAATGGAAATGAAGGTAATAACAGGAAACGAAAGGCCAAAGAGAGAAAATATAAAAGTTATGAAGCATACCTCAAAGCAAAGAAATGTAAGGTCGAAACGAACGATGAAGATTCCTATAATGATGAAAGAAACAATGACAACAAACATTCAACTCCTAACCCAAATCAACAAGATAATAATTCTAACAAAAAACCTGAAGATGGTATATTTTTTCCTATGAGGGAAGAAACATCTTTCGAAAGAATAG ttaaaaATGATTATAATGATCAGAACGAAATGATGAGGAAGCTGAAACTTTTTGGATCCACAAACGACATCGATGGTCCGGACAATGACGATATAAAAAGACCCGATAGTATTGACAGCCTTGCTTCAGTCGAAATGCCAAAATTACCCTCTCAAGGTAGAGATGTCAACTCGATCTCTAGAACAACAGATACTCTTCACGTGAAAAATTTAGTGGTTGGTATAAGGCAACCGGAACTACAGGAAATCTTTAGAGTTTTCTTGAATGAGATTATTCTGATCAGGGTACTCGATAACAAATTTAATGGAGAAGCTATCGTAGAGTTCAAGACTGTTGAAGCTGCTGAGAGGGCTTGGAGGCAAATGAATGGTGTAGAGTACAAACGGCTCCCTTTGGTTCTGGAGTTTGCCGACAAGGAAGATTTTCTtctttga